The following proteins are co-located in the Triticum aestivum cultivar Chinese Spring chromosome 1A, IWGSC CS RefSeq v2.1, whole genome shotgun sequence genome:
- the LOC123179106 gene encoding uncharacterized protein, with protein sequence MGRGGICPIHPVSATATHSKSLGIHPQFLCPINPSSRSTPLIPLIPPSCCQRPCLVRPRKETSPLLQLELLRPCLCRLRPPRDPAAPANLAAGNHHQQISPAPPFPFLLLSSPSHFSRWFSFYVREPSTEAVPVARAPPCTARARATPSLATRLQPPWSHSAPAPHHLAAARTIGGPSDPRPGHCRASSQPRTKSHDRPRHLSFFSGSCAGERPTEPALFLVSSLPNRRQQQLPWLCSSPPASTS encoded by the exons atgggcaGGGGAG ggatcTGTCCCATCCATCCTGTGTCTGCCACCGCCACCCACTCAAAatctctcgggatccatccccaattTCTTTGTCCCATCAATCCATCCAGCCGGAGCACTCCACTCATCCCCTTGATCCCACCAAGTTGCTGCCAGAGGCCCTGCCTCGTGCGCCCGCGCAAGGAGACGAGCCCTCTCCTGCAGCTCGAGCTCCTTCGTCCATGTCTGTGTCGCCTCCGACCTCCTCGTGACCCCGCTGCCCCGGCGAACCTCGCCGCCGGCAACCACCACCAGCAGATAAGCCCTGCGCCGCCCTTTCCTTTCctgcttctctcttctccctctcactTCTCTCGATGGTTTTCTTTTTACGTCAGAGAACCATCAACCGAAGCCGTCCCTGTCGCCCGAGCTCCTCCCTGCACAGCGCGCGCCCGCGCGACCCCGTCGCTGGCGACCCGTCTCCAGCCGCCGTGGAGCCACTCAGCGCCCGCGCCTCACCATCTTGCTGCTGCCCGCACCATCGGAGGTCCGTCGGACCCGCGACCAGGTCACTGCCGAGCCTCCTCGCAACCAAGAACAAAATCCCATGACCGTCCGCGTCATCTGTCGTTCTTCTCCGGCAGCTGCGCCGGCGAGCGCCCCACCGAACCCGCTCTCTTCCTCGTCTCTTCGCTACCGAACCGCAG ACAACAACAGCTTCCATGGTTGTGTagctcgccgccggcctccacAAGCTGA